The Arachis hypogaea cultivar Tifrunner chromosome 14, arahy.Tifrunner.gnm2.J5K5, whole genome shotgun sequence genome has a segment encoding these proteins:
- the LOC112744250 gene encoding uncharacterized protein translates to MVSSTRQEILDAESRSSRKSRPCLIFPVASFLCVFLLVATSFFAKGYKQKLSSFRTNYQNLGVDKCKNQCRPRGSEALPKGIISSSSNLEMRPLWGHVVQKKNVNIDKKENASTNLFALAVGIRQKDLVNKMVRKFLGSGFVVMLFHYDGVVDEWKEFEWSDQVIHISAANQSKWWFAKRFLHPDIVSEYGYIFLWDEDLGVENFHPDKYVSIIKSEGLEISQPALDPHKSILHHQITVRLTTSQVHRRTYKAGYCAERSTAPPCTGWVEIMAPVFSREAWRCVWYMVQNDLVHAWGLDKQLGYCAQGDRTQNVGVVDAEYIVHYGLPTLGGINKSEALSQAKDHRIDVRRLSFQELEIFVKRWKKAVDEDSCWVDPFQ, encoded by the exons ATGGTGTCATCAACTCGT CAAGAAATTTTAGATGCTGAATCAAGGAGTAGTAGAAAATCAAGGCCTTGTTTGATTTTCCCTGTGGCTTCTTTTCTCTGTGTTTTTTTGCTTGTTGCAACTTCATTCTTTGCAAAAGGATACAAACAG AAATTATCAAGTTTTAGAACAAATTACCAGAATTTGGGAGTTGATAAATGCAAG AATCAATGCAGGCCTAGAGGAAGTGAGGCATTGCCCAAAGGAATAATCTCCAGCAGTTCTAATTTGGAAATGAGACCTCTCTGGGGTCATGTTGTTCAAAAGAAAAATGTCAATATAGAT AAAAAGGAAAATGCTTCAACAAATTTGTTTGCATTGGCAGTAGGGATAAGGCAGAAAGATCTTGTGAATAAAATGGTCAGAAAG TTCCTAGGAAGTGGTTTTGTTGTGATGCTGTTCCACTATGATGGTGTTGTTGATGAATGGAAGGAATTTGAATGGAGTGATCAAGTTATTCATATCTCTGCTGCTAATCAAAGTAAATG GTGGTTTGCCAAACGGTTCTTGCACCCTGACATAGTTTCAGAATATGGTTATATTTTTCTTTGGGATGAGGATCTTGGTGTTGAAAATTTTCATCCAGATAA GTATGTTTCTATCATAAAGAGTGAAGGGTTAGAGATATCACAACCAGCACTTGATCCTCACAAATCAATACTCCATCATCAAATTACCGTACGTTTGACTACCTCACAAGTCCACAG AAGGACATACAAAGCTGGTTATTGTGCTGAAAGAAGCACTGCTCCACCTTGCACTGG ATGGGTGGAAATTATGGCTCCTGTTTTTTCAAGGGAAGCATGGCGTTGTGTTTGGTATATGGTCCAG aatgaCTTGGTCCATGCTTGGGGTCTAGATAAACAACTTGGCTATTGTGCTCAG GGTGATAGAACACAAAATGTTggtgttgtggatgctgaatacATAGTCCATTATGGTCTTCCTACTCTTGGTGGCATAAATAAATCTGAG GCTTTATCTCAAGCAAAAGATCATAGAATTGAT GTGAGAAGACTTTCTTTTCAAGAATTAGAGATTTTTGTGAAACGTTGGAAAAAGGCAGTGGATGAAGATTCTTGTTGGGTTGATCCATTTCAATAG
- the LOC112744251 gene encoding uncharacterized protein — MIPSHGLIISLIFVSIMANEATLIHEANGSYPMVPLMEEGKKSGLMMMMNESRRKLGSFQICALCTCCGGPRGVCLPSPCCYAINCNIPNKPYGFCSFTPRTCNCFGCHL; from the exons ATGATTCCTTCTCATGGCCTCATCATCTCTCTCATTTTTGTTTCCATCATGGCTAATGAAGCAACCTTAATCCAT GAGGCAAATGGGTCATATCCCATGGTACCTTTGatggaagaagggaagaagagtgggttgatgatgatgatgaatgagagcAGAAGGAAGCTTGGAAGCTTCCAGATATGTGCTCTCTGCACCTGCTGTGGTGGTCCAAGAGGAGTGTGCTTGCCCTCTCCTTGTTGCTATGCCATCAATTGCAACATTCCAAACAAGCCCTATGGATTCTGTTCATTCACTCCCAGGACCTGTAATTGCTTTGGATGCCATCTTTAA
- the LOC112744252 gene encoding zinc finger CCCH domain-containing protein ZFN-like, with translation MEFDAAIPMSREGIPQDAMWQMNLRSSETMEPGPYPEHPGEPDCSYYIRTGLCRFGATCRFNHPPNRKLAIAAARMKGEFPERIGQPECQYYLKTGTCKFGATCKFHHPRDKAGIAGRVALNILGYPLRPNEAECAYYLRTGQCKFGNTCKFHHPQPSNMVLSMRSSPVYPTVHSPTTPGQQSYAAGITNWSSSSYIASPRWQGPSSYASLILPQGVVSVPGWGAYNGQMGSDSTQQSVGNGQTYASSRQGESANAGSQGAYSQYRSGSVPVGFYALQRENIFPERPGQPECQFYMKTGDCKFGAVCRFHHPRERLIPAPDCLLSPIGLPLRPGEPLCVFYSRYGICKFGPSCKFDHPMGIFAYNMSTSPSADASGRRMLGSSSGTAALNLSPEGLVESGSAKPRRLSLSETRQLPSSDDNIDDEG, from the exons ATGGAATTCGATGCTGCAATTCCCATGTCCCGTGAAGGCATCCCTCAAG ATGCAATGTGGCAAATGAACTTGAGGTCGAGTGAAACGATGGAACCTGGACCTTATCCTGAGCATCCAGGAGAACCAGATTGTTCATATTACATCAGAACAGGACTCTGTAGATTCGGAGCAACATGTCGATTTAACCATCCTCCTAACAGGAAACTG GCTATTGCCGCTGCACGGATGAAAGGAGAGTTCCCAGAAAGGATAGGGCAGCCAGAATGTCAG tattatctgAAGACAGGAACTTGCAAATTCGGAGCCACATGCAAGTTTCATCATCCTAGAGACAAGGCCGGGATTGCTGGAAGAGTTGCTTTAAATATTTTAGGCTATCCACTCCGCCCG AATGAGGCAGAATGTGCTTACTATTTAAGAACCGGACAGTGCAAATTTGGGAACACTTGCAAATTCCATCATCCTCAACCAAGTAATATGGTGCTTTCAATGCGCAGTTCTCCTGTTTATCCCACCGTTCATTCTCCAACAACGCCAGGTCAGCAGTCATATGCAGCAGGAATTACAAATTGGTCGAGTTCATCCTACATTGCTAGTCCACGCTGGCAAGGTCCGTCGAGTTATGCATCTTTGATTCTACCTCAGGGAGTGGTTTCGGTACCTGGCTGGGGTGCATACAAT GGTCAAATGGGATCAGACAGTACACAACAATCAGTTGGAAATGGTCAAACATATGCATCCTCTCGTCAAGGCGAATCGGCAAATGCAGGATCCCAAGGAGCATATTCTCAATACCGTTCTGGATCAGTTCCCGTAGGTTTCTATGCATTGCAGAGGGAGAACATATTTCCTGAAAGACCTGGCCAGCCTGAATGCCAATTCTACATGAAGACTGGAGATTGTAAGTTCGGTGCAGTCTGCCGTTTCCATCATCCGCGCGAGAGGCTGATTCCTGCTCCTGATTGTCTTTTGAGTCCAATTGGCCTTCCTTTACGTCCG GGAGAGCCATTGTGTGTCTTTTACTCGCGATATGGTATATGCAAATTCGGCCCGAGTTGCAAGTTCGACCACCCCATGGGAATCTTTGCCTATAATATGTCTACATCACCCTCAGCTGATGCTTCAGGACGACGAATGTTGGGTTCTTCATCAGGAACCGCCGCATTAAATTTATCACCAGAAGGACTTGTTGAGTCAGGCTCTGCGAAGCCAAGGAGGCTTTCGTTGTCGGAGACTAGACAACTTCCTTCCAGTGATGATAACATTGATGATGAGGGATAA